The sequence GGGCATAAATACACAACCTGCCTTAAACAGTTGAAACCTGAGTTGGCCTTAAGAAAGAACAAACATGTGGTAAGCCCCTTTGTACtagttcttcattttgatgtttCTGTAAATTACCTTTCTTATTTGTAGTATTATTAACTGTGTTTCCTTTGAATTGTTTTCCAAGCCTGCTGGAAGGAATTCACAAGCAAGAGGTGTTGCTCCTACAGCTCCTGCAACAACACCTAGAGCTGCTTCAGCAACAGCTAGATCTCCTGCACCAACAACTAGGGCTCCTACACCAACACCTAAagctcctgcaccaacaccaagagCTGCTCCACCTGCAACAACTAGGGCTCCTGCTCCAACACCAGGAGGAAGAACTGGAAGTGCTGCTGGTAGAGGTGGTGGAAGTGGTGCTGGTAGAGGTGCAGGAAGAAGGGCTGGTGGTGGAAGAGGATCTGGAAGAGCATCTTCTAGTGCTCAATCTTCTGCTGGGAGAGGTGCAAATTCTTCAAGGCCTTTCTCTGCCCCAAGGCAGTATGGTGCCTCAACTTCTAGTGCTCCTCCACCAACTGATGGCACACACACTGGATGGATGGCCTGGTTCAATGCTAGTAGAGGTGGCAGAAGGTGATGCAAACTTCTGTTGATTCTACAATGTGCACCTGCTACAATGTGGCATGTTATCTTTTGGTTTGATGCCACTACAATGTCTTGTATTCCTGCTACAATGTGCTTTATTTTGGTTTGATGCCACTGCAGTAACTTGTGCTGCTGCTACAATGTGATTTATTTTGGTTTGATGCCACTGCAGCAACTGTTGCTGATGATACATTGTGCTTTGTTTTGCTTTGATGACACAGCACCAACTTGTGCTCATGCTACAATGATATGCTATTTAGAGTTTGATGCCACTACAATGTGTTTTCTTTTGGGTTTGATGCCACTAAAGCAACTTCTGCTGATGCCAATGGATATCTTGATGGTTCTGTTGGGGATAACTTGATGGTTGATGGATTGATGCCACTTGGGTGGATCACTTGATGGTTTATGTCCACttgggtggctcggggtcgatggAAGCACCTTAACCTAACCATGATGGTTtacggtggctcggggtcgacggaatcACCTTaacctaaccattagggtttatgGTGGCTAGGGGTCGACGGAACCAACTTAACCTAACCATTAGTGTTtacggtggctcggggtcgacggaaccaccttaaCCTAACCATGATGGTTtacggtggctcggggtcgacggaaccaccttaaTCTAACCATTAGGGTTTATGGTGGCTAGGGGTCGACAGAACCAACTTAACCTAACCATGATGGTTTACGGTGGCTCGGGGTCGATGGAAGCACCTTAACCTAACCATGATGGTTTATGGTTGCTCGGGGTCGACGGAATCACCTTAATCTAACCATTAGGGTTTATGGTGGCTAGGGGTCGACGGAACCAACTTAACCTAACCATTAGTGTTtacggtggctcggggtcgacggaaccaccttaaCCTAACCATGATGGTTtacggtggctcggggtcgacggaaccaccttaaTCTAACCATTAGGGTTTATGGTGGCTAGGGGTCGACGGAACCAACTTAACCTAACCATGATGGTTtacggtggctcggggtcgacggaaccaccttaatctaaccattagggtttacggtgGCTAGGGGTCGACGGAACCAACTTAACCTAACCAACATGggcttccaatgcatgatataacaTAACCATATAATATTCCAGTGCTAACATAACCATCAAATAGTCTTCCAATGCTAACATAATCatctaatataaaaatataaaacctATTGCAAGAGAAATCATAACTTTTAGTCTACATCTCATGGCACAGAATATCTGATCCatcttccaatgcatgatatatcaTCATTTCAAGTCTAGCCAACATAACACACAATACTTACTGGAGTTCAACATATTATAGGGTACACAGCAGGTCCATCACAAATACATAGTGGAGTTTGAGTTTAAATGCatagttcatccttttctcacaaaaggatgaaAAGCATATCTACTACATACATACACAGACATAGTTCACAATTAGTAGAGCCATACACTACACAACCATCATGCCCAAAAGGTCAGCATTACCCACTAGTCTCATATTCATTTTCTTCACTTCTCTAAGATGGCCTGGatccccttgatcttctccttcagcttctcctctgccttcatCAGCTCAGCAATCTGAAGCTTCAACTCTAGcttctcttgggtgagcttctcctcagaCTTTGTGAGCTCTGCATTCTTCAACTCCAAGTTCATCTTATCTTCACTAAGCAATTGCTTGTCTTTAATATGCTTCAACTTCAAGTTCTGGATGACTGTTGCTTGTGCTCTTGTCAGGTTCAGTAGCACTTCATAATTCTGCTTAAGCTTCTCAAACTCTGCATCTTTCTTTGCCATCTGTGCCTTCATATCAGCCACCAGTTCACTTCTGCATTGCTGCTGATATGTAAGGTTATCCTGCAGATATCTGAAATCCACCACCCTGTCCTCCTGGAAGCTCATAAGTTGATGCACATCTTGGACTAACTTGTCATAGTTGGCCTccagcttgttcttctcttctgtcaGATGGTGGATAGTGAAAGAACTTTCAAGATTATCATTCACCCTAGCACTCTTGCTATCTTCAACCATGGCCCACAGCTTCAACAATGCATTTTGCATTGTTGGGGGCCACTGGTGATCAACCCATTCAACAAACCCACAATTCTGCCCTTCCTGCAAAAAggcaaaaagataaaaaaaataaaCATGTTACTTCAGAAGCACAGGTAAATAACTAGTGCAAAGCAATAACACTGTACATTGGTAATAATAGCACCACTAAGCTACACTAGTAATTGAGATGTACCTACCCACTAAATAACAGCATGACAAATTACAGCACCACTCAGCTACAGCTTTGAACTAGATTTTGCTAATCAGCTACAAAACAAGAGAGAGCAATCTCAAACTGCAAATTTGGTGAACTGCCAAAGCATATGCAGTACATACTATCCATTCAACTGGATATTTCAAGTAATTAGATACATAACAGCAGGTCCATCCCAACATAAAAGTTACAGTTCACTCAATATTTAGTTCCAAACAGGACCAAAAATAACAGGAACATAATTAACAGTAGCACTGTCATTCAACTGAGTACTCCATTCTACTACATAAAAATGCCACAACAGCAACAGTAAACCTGTAGAAACCTCAAACTGATTATTTCACATGATAGCAAGAACAATGCCACTGCAAAATAACAGTACCACTGTCATTAAACTACACAAGCTACTGTTGTTGCAAAAATGAATATGCCCTTAATAATCAGGCCTTGTACTCATGTTCACTCATGTTCAATATGGCACTGTCAAACCAACAATAATATGACACTATCAACCTATATATAATATCCCACTATCAGCATAGAATTCATACCGGCTCTGCACATGCTAGGAACCTTCtccctgtgtctgttccttcaaaTGCGACAAGCCTCTCAGATGCCTTGCCGTGCTTCTCACATGGCGACATCGTTTCCAGCTCAAGCCCCTGGTAATCTGGATCTTCAACGCTGAAAGGGACCTGCCGAAGCTCGTACAATCAAAATGCCCAAATCAAAACCCAGTGAAATCAACCAAATCAAAAAGGCCCAAatctgaaaccctaaccctagaccTAGCTCAAGGAAAATCACCTGGTTAAGCCCGTCCGTGGATGAGGTCGAGTGCATGTACGGCAGGCTGGATGTGTCCTCACTGCTTTCGTCTTCGAAAaccatggcgggcggcggcgctccgcTCCGGCAAAGCTGCCGGCGGTGACGAGGGCGACGAGAGAGGAGCAAGGAGGGAGGCAGGAGCGAGGAGGAACAGAGTGGAGCATGGGCCagtccggttcgagccggaccgcACCTATCGAGCGAGCGGGCGCGTGCCGATTCGCCAGCGTGGCATCTGACGCGCGGGCCCGGGCAGTCAGTTCCAGCGTCAATACGTACAAATATAAAGTTTAGCCCGATTTGCAACGGTTCGGTCCAAAcatggtactgacacgtaaaattTTTCAAAACTGGTACCAATTCGCCACCAcggccccaattgtggtactatcGTGTAATTAACTCCGTTTTATCGCTTGGCTCTAGGGCTTCTTTTACCTGGAGCCCAATTTGTAACAAACTGAGCGACGAGTCACTTTGCTGCACGGTGGGTCAACAATTGTGCCGGGTCCAGTGGCAGTCACCTAGAAAAGTAACCAAAAGGTGAGAAATCTAGTAAGCCTGGCCCCCCACACGCACGATGCATCAGTGAGACGACACGGAGTCAGCCAGGCCCCTGTGTCGCGCCTGCGCGCATGATGCATCGGTCAGCCCAGCCTTTCTCTCCAAACGAGCCGGTGGCTGGGTGAGACGGGCAACACAGCAGCAATCGACACTGATGCACGGGCCCAGGAGGAAACAGGGACCGCTGATCAGAGGGCCAAGAAGGGAACCATGGTATAACAACGATCCGCAGAAAAAGGCAATGGTACAATGCACGACGTAGGAGTCAACCACCGGCCTCTCTTCAGACGCCGATGCAACGCCACGCGCACACAAAACAAGAAGCAGCAGGAGATCGACAGGTGGGACCAAAGGGGACGCAGGCCCGCCTGCAGCGACATCACCCAACTACCGACAACAACGAACAGTAACCGCACACGCATGCCAGAAGGGCGCAGCGCGGCGCGCGCGCACGCGGCGGGTGAGGAGAGGCTGCCGCACGCACGGAACACCTAGCACCCAGCCAATCGGATCCAGCCCGAGCCCATAGGTCATACCCCGTCAAGGATTCACCATGCGGTCAAAATGAGACAGATCAATTTCCAGCGACCATCCAACGGCCAGCGGCGAAAAAAGGACCTCGTTGACCAGGATCAAACGGCTAGCAAAGATGCAAATCGGGGGAGCCTTCTCCGTGCGAGTTGGCTAGCCTCTGTATTGTTTTaaatgtgttttgatgtaccgaaggtagtttggagtcctggatatgatcacggacatgacgaggagtctcgaaatgatcgagacataaagattgatatattggatatatttggacattggaatagttccgggtgaaattgggattttaccggagtaccgggaggttactagaaccccccggtaagtgtatgggccttattgggccatagtggagagagagagagaggaggccagggcaggccgcgccccccctctccctctagtccgaattggactaggagggggcggcgtccccctttccttcctccctctttccctcttccttctctcctagtccaactagggaaggggggggggaatcctactcctggtgggagtaggactcctccagggcgcgccataggagggccgaccctcccctctcctccactcctttatatacggggaagggggcaccccatagacacacaagttgatcattgatcttttagccgtgtgcggtgcccccctccaccataatccacctcggtcatatcataacagtgcttaggcgaagccctgcgtcagtaacttcatgaacaccgtcatcacgccgtcgtgcttctctactggatcgtgagttcgtgggacgtcaccgagctgaacgtgtgtagatcgcggaggtgccgtacgttcggtactaggattggtcgatcatgaagacgtacgactacatcaaccgcgttgtcataacgcttacgcttacggtctacgagggcacgtggacgacactctcccctctagttgctatgcatcaccatgatcttgcgtgtgcgtaggattttttttttgaaattactacgttccccaacagtggcatccgagccaggtttatgcttagatgttatatacacgagtagaacacaagtgagttgtgggagatactagtcatactgctcagcatgtcatactttgattcggcggtattgttggatgaagcgtcccggaccgacattacgcctactcttacgtgagactggttcgttcaacgtgcttcgcacacaggtggctggcgggtgtcagtttctccaactttagttgaatcgagtgtggctacgcccggtccttgcgaaggttaaaacaacacatacttgacgaaatatcgttgtggttttgatgcgtaggtaagaatggttcttgcttagcccatggcagccacgtaaaacttgcaacaacaaagtagaggacgtctaacttgtttttgcagggcatgttgtgatgtgatatggtccagacatgatactatattttattgtatgagatgatcatgttttgtaacggagttatcggcaactggcgggagccatatggtcgttgctttattgtatgaaatgcaatcgccatgtaattgctttactatatcactaagcggtagcaatagtcgtagaagcaatagttggcgagacgacaacgatgctacgatggagatcaaggtgtcgcgccggtgacgatggtgatcatgatgttgctttggagatagagatcaaaggcacaagatgatgatggccataccatatcacttataatgattgcatgtgatgtttatcttttatgcatcttattttgcttagatcgacggtagcattataagatgatctctcactaaatttcaaggtataagtgttctccctgagtatgcacgatTGCGAatgttcgtcgtgccgagacaccacatgatgatcgggtgtgataagctctacgttcacatacaacgggtgcaagccagttttgcacacgcagaatactcgggttgaacttgacgagcctagcatatgcggatatggcctcggaacactgagaccgaaaggtcgagcatgaatcatatagtagatatgatcaacatagggatgttcaccattgaaaactactccatctcacgtgatgatcggacatggtttagttgatatggatcacgtgatcacttagatgattagagggatgtttatctaagtgggagttcttaagtaatttgattaattgaactttaatttatcatgaacttagtacctgatagtattttgcatgtctatgttgttgtagatagatggcccatgttgttgttccattgaattttaatgtgttccttgagaaagctaagttgaaagatgatggtagcaattacacggaccgggtccgtaacttgaggattatcctcattgttgcacagaagaattacgtcctagaagcaccactaggtgtaccacccgcgccggcaactgcagacattgtgaatgcctggcagtcgcgtgttcatgactacttgatagttcattgtgccatgctttacgacttagaactgggacttcaacgacgttctaaacgtcatggagcatatgagatgttccaggagttgaagttaatatttcaagcaaatgctcggattgagaaatatgaagtctccaataagttctacagctgcaaaatggaggagaatagttctgtcaatgaacatatactcagaatgtctgggtactacaatcacttgattcaactgggagttaatcttccggatgatagtgtcattgacagaattcttcaatcactgccaccaagctacaagagctttgtgatgaactataatatgcaagggatggataagacaattcccgagctcttcgtgatgctaaaggctgcggaggtagaaatcaagaaggagcatcaagtgttgatggtcaacaagaccaccagtttcaagaaaaagggtaaagggaaaaaggggaacttcaagaagaacggcaagcaagttgctgctcaagtgaataaacccaagtctggacctaagcttgagactgagtgcttctactgcaaagggactggtcactggaagcggaactgccccaagtatttggcggataagaaggatgacaaggtgaacaaaggtatatgtgatatacatgttattgatgtgcaccttactaatgcttgcagtagtgcctgggtatttgatactggttctattgctaatatttgcaactcgaaacagggactacagattaagcgaagattagctaaggacgaggtgacgatgcgcgtgggaaatggttccaaagtcgatgtgatcgcggtcggcaagctacctctacatctaccttcgggattagttttagacctgaataattgttatttggtgccagcgttgagcatgaacattatatctggatcttgtttgatgcgagacggttattcatttaaatttgagaataatggttgttctatttgtatgagtaatatcttttatggtcatgcacccttgaagagtggtctatttttattgaatctcgatagtagtgatacacatattcataatattgaagccaaacgatgcagagttgataatgatagtgcaacttatttgtggcactgctgttggatcatattggtgtaaagcgcatgaagaaactccattctgatggacgtttggaatcacttgattatgaatcacttggtacttgcgaaccatgcctcatgggcaagatgactaaaactccgatctctggaacaatggagcgagcaacagatttgttggaaatcaaacatactaaggtatgtggtccgacgaatattgaggctcgcggcaggtatcgttattttctcaccttcacagatgatttgagtagatatgggtatatctacttaatgaaacataagtctggaacatttgaaaagttcaaagaatttcagagtgaagtggaaaatcatcgtaacaagaaaataaagtttctacaatctgatcgtggaggagaatattagagttacgagtttggtcttcatttgaaacaatgcagaatagtttcgcaactcacgccacccagaacaccacagcgtaatggtgtgtccgaacgtcgtaactgcactttattagatatggtgcgatctatgatgtctcctactgatttaccgctatcgttttgggtttatgctttagagacgactgcattcacgttaaatagggcaccatctaaatccattgagacgacaccttgtgaactttggtttg comes from Triticum aestivum cultivar Chinese Spring chromosome 5B, IWGSC CS RefSeq v2.1, whole genome shotgun sequence and encodes:
- the LOC123115891 gene encoding uncharacterized protein gives rise to the protein MSPCEKHGKASERLVAFEGTDTGRRFLACAEPEGQNCGFVEWVDHQWPPTMQNALLKLWAMVEDSKSARVNDNLESSFTIHHLTEEKNKLEANYDKLVQDVHQLMSFQEDRVVDFRYLQDNLTYQQQCRSELVADMKAQMAKKDAEFEKLKQNYEVLLNLTRAQATVIQNLKLKHIKDKQLLSEDKMNLELKNAELTKSEEKLTQEKLELKLQIAELMKAEEKLKEKIKGIQAILEK